The following is a genomic window from bacterium.
TTCAGTGCCGGGCCGTGCGGTCGCAGCAGCGCCCCTGCAAACTCACTTCTCAGGTTTCTGCAGACTGCTTCGACGTGCGCGAGCAACGGGTTGAAGTTGTCCATCTCCCAGAAGCCGCAGTTGGAGACCAGCACAAGGCTGCCGGCCTTAACTCCTTCACGTACAGGATGGCGGCAGTGCCCATCGCGCAGCTCGAAACGCGGATGCGCCAGCGGGATGATGCGGTCCAGCAGGCTCTTCAGCGGCCCGCTCATGCCATCCACGTAGACCGGGGTGGCGAGAACACGAACGTCCGCTTCAGCCAGCTTGGGGAGAAGCATCTGCATGTCGTCCTGCTGGAAACACTTGCCGGGAGTCTTGACCCAACAGTCGAACTCGCCCTGGCAGGGGCCGATCTTCAGCTTCTTCGTGTAGAAGAGCTCGACCTCAGCACCTGCTTCTCTCATTCCCTCAAGAAAAGGGCCAAGCACCAGGGCGGTGTTGCCCTTGTCCATGTTGGGACTGCTGTTGATTGCCATCACTTTCATCGTTCCGCCCCCTGCATCGGTACTTCCTTGGGAGTCAGCAGAAAGACCGGGATTTGCCGGCCACCAGTACGGCGCGTGTAGTCATCGTACCCTGCGTAGAGATGGACGGCTCTGTTCCAGCAGGCATCTCTTTCTACGCCATCCACCTGGCGGGCGAGATACCGCTCCGACACCCCGCGGTAGGTCAGCGTGATCTCAGGGTTTGCCCTCAGATTGTGGCACCAGGCAGGATGATGGGGACGGCCCCAGTTGGATGCTATCAGGATTACGCGCTCTCGGTCTGGAACGCCGACAAGCAATACCGACCGTGGCTCACCGCTCCGGGCGCCGATGGTTGTGACCGTGAGAACGGGCAGACCCGCCAGAAGAGCCGTCAGGCTGCTCCGACCGCCGGAGAGCCGAATGAAGGCCCGGTCGAGATGGTGCAGCGTGTGCGAGAAGAACCAAGCACCGAGGCGAGACGCCGCGATCTTCCTAATCGCTAGGTGGAACCGGCTGGGCCGCCGGAGTTCAATCTTCATGACCCAGACGGCGCACCAGCATGACCAGCCCGCCGGATGCCAGGCACAAGAAGGCGGCGAATGTCAGCAGATGCTTGCTGAGCGTAGCAATGCCGGCCAGTGAGCCCAGCGGCAGGCTGATTTCCGGATAGACGTTCAGCATTCCGAGTATGCAGAGGTTCTCGACATAGTCAAAGAAAGCAATACCGAGTGGCAGCAGGTTGGCTCTTAGCCAACGTGTACCACTGCCACCCACGGCGCGCGCGGTTCGTGTCAGCAGAAAGGCGAGACCCAAACCGTAGGCAAGAGGAAACGCGAAGTCGGCGACCAGAAACCGCCGGTACAGCTTGCGGCCTTCAGTGCCGTAGCGGCCCAGCGCCGCAAACGCCTCTTGCGCCGAGTAGAATGGCTTCAGGTCAAGAAACCCCTCGCCGCCACTGATCCTGGTCATCTCCGCGTTGGAAAGGGGCGAGGCCGAGAAGCTGAACAGCCCAAGGAAGCCAGCGGCAGCCAGCAACAGTACTGCCATCAGGCGAGGCGAAGAGTAGCGGGCAATGGCAGCGCTTGTGCTGTCAAACATACATCCTCCCGCCATCAAGGTGGCAAGGTCGGAATCAGAACGCCAGAGAGCACCTACGCCCCAACGGCCCTGCTGAGGGGCGCTTTCGAGGAGGCCTCACAAGTGTTGGGCGGGATCCCTCATGTTCCTGTCGTCCGTCGCCCTCACCAGAATAGGCCAAAGCCAACCACAGGCTATTTCCTCGGGGTCAGTTCATACCAGAAGTCAGCCATGTACCCTCGTGAATCAATCTTGAAAAGTTGCTTGACCACTTTAGGTTTCCCATTCTTGCATCCCCATTCGTACACCGTCGCTCGCCCTGTCACGGCAGCCGGGATGCTATCCGCTGAGGGATTCGTCCTGCAATAGTCTTCCATCCCTGAGGTCGGCACTTGTGACTTGTCGGCCTTCACCAGGCAGGGGAGATTGGCTCCGAAATGGCAAACCCATACGCTGTTACTCATGCACCGCCAAACCGCATTCTGTTGGAATTCC
Proteins encoded in this region:
- a CDS encoding flavodoxin family protein; translation: MKVMAINSSPNMDKGNTALVLGPFLEGMREAGAEVELFYTKKLKIGPCQGEFDCWVKTPGKCFQQDDMQMLLPKLAEADVRVLATPVYVDGMSGPLKSLLDRIIPLAHPRFELRDGHCRHPVREGVKAGSLVLVSNCGFWEMDNFNPLLAHVEAVCRNLRSEFAGALLRPHGPALKVMMEMGLEVDDVLAAAKAAGRQLVEDGRMSPETLKVVSRELLPLEMYVRIVNGSVRKTLGALERQWRGQQAYDACHARLSTVQLYLCCSLMSPNRSV
- a CDS encoding nitroreductase family deazaflavin-dependent oxidoreductase, which codes for MKIELRRPSRFHLAIRKIAASRLGAWFFSHTLHHLDRAFIRLSGGRSSLTALLAGLPVLTVTTIGARSGEPRSVLLVGVPDRERVILIASNWGRPHHPAWCHNLRANPEITLTYRGVSERYLARQVDGVERDACWNRAVHLYAGYDDYTRRTGGRQIPVFLLTPKEVPMQGAER